In the Leifsonia sp. 466MF genome, one interval contains:
- the lepB gene encoding signal peptidase I — MTDSTATARPRRSARRTSSWKTLLRDVVIIFVVAVLVSFLIKTFVARSFYIPSGSMENTLQINDRIIVNELQPKVFGLQRGDVVVFKDPGGWLPPAPPETGNAFQQGVGAVLDFVGLGASDSDQHLVKRLIGLPGDHISCCNALGQMSVNGVPLKEPYVLLPAGVQAVSEKSFDVTVPEGSVWVMGDNRYNSADSRYHMDDPGKGFVPLSDVVGKAFVISWPASHWSWLDDYPDVFRGVEREDK, encoded by the coding sequence GTGACCGACAGTACTGCCACCGCGCGCCCGCGACGATCCGCCCGGCGCACGTCCAGCTGGAAGACGTTGCTGCGCGATGTGGTGATCATCTTCGTGGTGGCGGTGCTGGTGTCGTTCCTGATCAAGACGTTCGTCGCCCGCTCCTTCTACATCCCGTCCGGGTCGATGGAGAACACCCTCCAGATCAACGACCGCATCATCGTCAACGAGCTGCAGCCGAAGGTCTTCGGTCTGCAGCGCGGCGATGTCGTCGTGTTCAAGGATCCGGGTGGATGGCTCCCGCCGGCCCCGCCGGAGACCGGCAACGCGTTCCAGCAGGGCGTCGGCGCGGTGCTCGACTTCGTGGGCCTGGGCGCTTCGGACTCCGACCAGCACCTGGTCAAGCGCCTCATCGGCCTTCCGGGCGACCACATCAGCTGCTGCAACGCGCTCGGTCAGATGAGCGTGAACGGCGTCCCGCTCAAGGAGCCCTACGTGCTGCTGCCCGCCGGAGTTCAGGCGGTGTCCGAGAAGTCGTTCGACGTGACGGTGCCGGAAGGCTCGGTCTGGGTGATGGGCGACAACCGCTACAACTCGGCCGACTCGCGCTACCACATGGACGACCCGGGCAAGGGCTTCGTGCCGCTCTCCGACGTTGTCGGCAAGGCGTTCGTGATCAGCTGGCCGGCCAGCCACTGGTCGTGGCTCGACGACTACCCCGACGTCTTCCGCGGCGTCGAGCGCGAGGACAAGTAG
- a CDS encoding M23 family metallopeptidase, whose amino-acid sequence MHASLGRHRRATRPGGPRLTPAWAALVLVAGSLLGVSSPAVADECTTECAPATTDGSGASGADSTDDTPATPDPTPSGDPTLTPDPTPTPDPTPTPDPTPTPTPTPTPTPTPSPSTPPTSPAPPASNPPAAPDPAPSDEITLSVPDLPQFPTVNPADLERAVQLASDLASAQAQLADAMNESEAAQREHDQAQAAADAVQKQADAAAEQARKSAAFATALIRSSGTHFLTQDPLSAALQGSGDLLTKLGAADRLAALSKDRDAAIREASAEKKLAKSWAEKAQSAADAVAAVDVDSSQQAVADAQAQVNAASAALAAAPTVIEAGSGWQVLTSDPTLVASGWALPVQGSLTDVFGPRPSRPLGTDPFHPGDDLGAACGTTIYAAAAGTVVRAGPYSGYGNFILIDHGGGVQTAYGHIRDGGIGVTAGQQVAAGQPIAQVGSTGLSTGCHLHFEVRVNGLQIDPQPFLAARGVVLGRH is encoded by the coding sequence ATGCACGCATCGCTCGGACGACACAGGAGAGCGACGCGACCCGGGGGGCCGCGCCTGACTCCCGCGTGGGCGGCGCTGGTTCTGGTCGCGGGCAGCCTGCTGGGCGTCTCCTCGCCCGCCGTGGCCGACGAGTGCACCACCGAGTGCGCCCCCGCGACGACGGACGGATCGGGCGCCTCGGGGGCGGATTCGACGGACGACACGCCCGCGACACCGGATCCGACGCCGTCGGGCGACCCGACGCTGACACCGGATCCGACACCCACGCCCGATCCGACCCCGACCCCGGACCCCACGCCGACACCGACACCGACCCCCACTCCCACTCCCACGCCCAGCCCGTCGACTCCTCCGACGTCCCCCGCTCCGCCGGCCTCGAACCCGCCCGCAGCCCCGGATCCGGCGCCGTCGGATGAGATCACTCTCAGCGTTCCCGACCTCCCGCAGTTCCCCACGGTCAACCCGGCCGACCTCGAGCGGGCCGTGCAGCTGGCCAGCGACCTCGCCTCGGCGCAGGCGCAGCTGGCCGACGCCATGAACGAGTCGGAGGCCGCCCAGCGCGAGCACGACCAGGCTCAGGCCGCGGCGGACGCCGTGCAGAAGCAGGCCGACGCCGCAGCCGAGCAGGCGCGCAAGAGCGCCGCGTTCGCGACCGCGCTGATCCGTTCGTCCGGCACCCACTTCCTGACCCAGGATCCGCTCAGCGCCGCACTGCAGGGCTCCGGCGACCTGCTGACCAAGCTGGGCGCCGCCGACCGGCTCGCCGCGCTCTCGAAGGATCGCGACGCCGCCATCCGCGAGGCCTCCGCCGAGAAGAAGCTCGCGAAGAGCTGGGCCGAGAAGGCGCAGAGCGCGGCGGACGCGGTCGCAGCGGTGGATGTGGACAGCAGCCAGCAGGCCGTGGCCGACGCGCAGGCCCAGGTCAATGCGGCCTCCGCCGCTCTCGCCGCCGCGCCGACGGTGATCGAGGCCGGCTCCGGCTGGCAGGTGCTCACCTCCGACCCGACACTCGTCGCGAGCGGGTGGGCGCTCCCCGTGCAGGGGTCGCTCACCGACGTGTTCGGCCCGCGGCCGTCGCGTCCCCTCGGCACCGACCCGTTCCATCCCGGTGACGACCTCGGCGCCGCCTGCGGAACCACCATCTACGCCGCGGCGGCCGGTACGGTCGTGCGCGCAGGGCCGTACAGCGGGTACGGCAACTTCATCCTCATCGACCACGGCGGGGGCGTGCAGACCGCATACGGTCACATCCGCGACGGAGGAATCGGGGTGACCGCCGGACAGCAGGTCGCGGCGGGCCAGCCGATCGCCCAGGTCGGGTCGACGGGGCTGTCGACCGGCTGCCACCTGCACTTCGAAGTGCGCGTCAACGGCCTGCAGATCGACCCGCAGCCCTTCCTGGCCGCCCGCGGTGTCGTGCTCGGCCGGCACTGA